Proteins encoded within one genomic window of Candidatus Neomarinimicrobiota bacterium:
- the sppA gene encoding signal peptide peptidase SppA, translated as MKKLLFGLVLFGCTIGASAQLVPPASVSTTDDIFSIDRNPAGLAINDGIQFGFSGNIENGIADRYGLYLGGGQDNNISGLGMRYNGTNYTYTYGSGAKIVRGSYFGFSLDFGEMMAPQYNLGLTVRPTRFISLGGTADNITENNGGRTSYTAGLALRPFGNRFTIAADAVYRYDFTSDEYTADARAFLSTELVNGLALNGYYDNTTETVGIGVGFNLPHHKVEAVSDVSGDGWIQDGIAAYRYSASSMRTVVDPVKEDKFVLLTLDGPIIEEKMRSGLFSVTPGRTLTNFILQMERYSRRKDIAGIVLYIKNVSTGPAKLKEMRDAIDRFRDTGKKVYVYMDEGGNLQYYLASVADKVFMNPAGSLWLTGLSMQQIYIKGLLDKIGVKAEFVHVGEYKSAGDMFTEDSTTEANALQLNAYLDDVYDMFTSGMAESRGMSQREIQSVIDQGPFTPSGAREAGLVDSLIYHDELKKMITEENGNDEYELMSETRYNRRGEWHYNWETPLSEKIAVVYAVGQITTGKSQRSPLTGTVTMGSETISNAIRKARKDKTVKAILLRIDSPGGSGLASDIIWREIHLTVTGDNPKPVIVSMSDLAASGGYYIAMNADTIIADPATITGSIGVIAGTFSMDDLFDKAGVNMDVFKRGEHSNFFSVSDSMTTEEREKLYSLINDFYQDFIGKVADGRGMTTAQVDSLGRGRIYSGEGGKDAGFVDEVGGLKRALEITKEKIGVASDEDVALEFYPKYSVDFLQMFNGTDIMAKRLEAYPALQKALREMDRATLLSNQEALYLLPYMLEVR; from the coding sequence ATGAAAAAGTTACTGTTTGGCCTGGTTTTATTTGGTTGCACGATCGGCGCTTCCGCCCAGTTAGTCCCACCGGCATCGGTTTCCACCACAGATGATATTTTTTCCATAGATCGCAATCCCGCCGGGCTCGCCATTAACGACGGCATCCAGTTCGGATTTTCCGGGAATATTGAAAACGGAATTGCCGATCGCTACGGCTTATACTTGGGCGGCGGACAGGATAACAACATATCCGGGTTGGGCATGCGATATAACGGCACGAACTACACCTATACCTACGGTAGCGGCGCTAAAATCGTTCGCGGCTCATATTTCGGCTTCAGTCTGGATTTCGGGGAGATGATGGCTCCCCAATACAACCTGGGACTCACGGTGCGGCCGACGCGTTTTATTTCGCTGGGAGGAACCGCCGATAATATTACCGAAAATAATGGTGGCCGGACATCCTACACGGCCGGGCTTGCGTTGCGACCATTCGGTAATCGGTTCACTATTGCCGCCGACGCTGTCTACCGCTACGATTTTACCAGCGATGAATATACCGCGGATGCCCGGGCGTTTCTCTCCACTGAATTGGTGAACGGGCTGGCGCTGAACGGATATTACGATAATACCACGGAAACCGTGGGTATCGGCGTTGGATTCAACCTGCCGCACCACAAGGTGGAAGCGGTCTCGGATGTCTCCGGCGACGGATGGATTCAGGACGGAATCGCTGCATACCGCTACTCGGCTTCCTCCATGCGAACCGTGGTTGATCCGGTGAAGGAGGACAAGTTTGTACTTCTTACTCTGGATGGGCCTATCATTGAGGAAAAAATGCGGAGCGGCCTGTTCAGTGTGACACCCGGGCGGACGCTGACCAATTTTATTTTACAGATGGAACGGTATTCCAGGCGAAAAGACATCGCCGGCATTGTATTATACATTAAAAATGTATCCACAGGCCCCGCCAAACTGAAGGAAATGCGGGATGCCATTGACCGGTTTCGTGATACCGGGAAAAAGGTTTACGTCTATATGGATGAAGGCGGCAATCTCCAGTATTACCTGGCGAGCGTGGCCGATAAAGTATTTATGAATCCCGCAGGATCGCTCTGGCTGACCGGCCTCAGCATGCAGCAGATTTACATAAAAGGCCTGCTGGATAAGATCGGGGTCAAGGCGGAATTCGTACATGTCGGCGAATACAAGTCTGCCGGCGATATGTTTACCGAGGACAGCACCACGGAGGCGAACGCACTGCAACTGAATGCCTACCTGGATGATGTATATGATATGTTTACTTCCGGAATGGCTGAATCGCGTGGCATGAGCCAGCGGGAGATACAATCCGTCATAGACCAGGGGCCGTTCACACCCTCCGGAGCACGCGAGGCCGGTCTCGTTGATTCCCTGATATACCACGATGAACTCAAAAAGATGATCACCGAAGAAAACGGAAACGACGAGTATGAATTAATGTCCGAAACGCGGTATAATCGGCGCGGAGAATGGCACTACAACTGGGAGACGCCGCTCAGCGAAAAGATCGCCGTCGTGTATGCCGTGGGACAAATCACCACAGGAAAGAGCCAGCGTTCGCCGTTGACGGGAACCGTCACGATGGGTTCGGAAACCATCTCCAACGCTATCAGAAAGGCCCGGAAAGATAAGACCGTCAAAGCGATACTCCTGCGAATTGACAGTCCGGGGGGCTCCGGCCTGGCGTCCGACATTATCTGGCGGGAAATTCATCTCACCGTCACTGGCGACAACCCCAAACCGGTGATCGTCAGCATGAGCGATCTGGCGGCGTCCGGCGGATACTACATCGCCATGAATGCCGATACCATCATCGCCGATCCCGCGACCATTACTGGATCCATCGGCGTGATAGCGGGTACCTTCAGCATGGACGACCTGTTTGACAAAGCTGGCGTCAATATGGACGTATTTAAACGGGGCGAACATTCGAACTTTTTCTCGGTTTCGGACAGCATGACGACCGAAGAACGCGAGAAACTGTATTCGCTGATTAACGACTTCTACCAGGATTTTATTGGCAAGGTAGCCGACGGTCGCGGAATGACGACGGCACAAGTCGACAGCCTGGGCCGGGGCCGTATCTACTCAGGCGAAGGCGGTAAGGATGCGGGATTTGTGGACGAAGTCGGCGGCCTGAAGCGGGCACTGGAGATCACCAAAGAAAAAATCGGGGTGGCTTCGGATGAAGATGTTGCGCTGGAATTTTACCCCAAGTACTCGGTGGATTTTCTGCAGATGTTCAACGGTACAGACATTATGGCGAAACGCCTGGAAGCGTATCCAGCACTACAAAAGGCGCTCCGGGAAATGGATCGGGCCACGCTCCTCTCCAACCAGGAAGCGCTGTACCTGCTGCCGTATATGTTGGAGGTGCGTTAA
- a CDS encoding NUDIX hydrolase, whose protein sequence is MRSHINYCWECGAEAAVKFVEGRDRKVCTECGRILYENPFPTTAALIRNPRNEILLVKRAVDPAKGYWCLPGGFLELGESPEQGVLRELKEETNLAGTVESFVGLSPSMYGVWGDVVVMGFHVSVNGGKLIAGDDAQEVRYFPTDDLPALAFETHERLIEMFIETYPE, encoded by the coding sequence ATGCGATCACACATCAACTATTGCTGGGAATGTGGTGCCGAAGCGGCGGTGAAATTCGTGGAAGGCAGGGACCGGAAGGTCTGCACCGAGTGCGGGCGAATCTTGTATGAGAACCCGTTTCCGACGACGGCGGCACTTATTCGGAATCCCCGCAATGAAATTCTCCTGGTCAAACGCGCCGTGGATCCTGCGAAAGGGTACTGGTGTCTGCCGGGTGGATTCCTTGAACTCGGCGAATCGCCGGAGCAAGGTGTGCTCCGGGAATTGAAGGAAGAAACAAATCTGGCTGGGACGGTTGAATCATTCGTGGGACTGAGTCCCAGTATGTACGGCGTCTGGGGCGATGTAGTCGTGATGGGATTTCACGTATCCGTGAATGGGGGCAAGCTGATCGCCGGTGACGACGCGCAGGAAGTTCGGTATTTTCCCACAGATGATTTACCGGCGCTGGCGTTTGAGACGCATGAACGGTTGATTGAGATGTTTATAGAGACGTATCCCGAATGA
- the recO gene encoding DNA repair protein RecO, which yields MAIVTTDAVVLRRIEHSETSLICTFYTRDYGRLTAIAKGARRQKSQFAGTLDLMNYLQITAYTKETREVQTLSDAEFVRTFNKLQRDMDRAGIGMVLVETMRKAIIGEEPHPEIFDLLVDTLIALNDYDDPGIEVLWWFHLHLASLLGFLPQFDECYECGKSLFEGYFSADTGQIHCKSCVIHQPGMVHLRNMELRILRYLLEKSLGEIDFGAIRRVMPEQADGESHQPTIQPELLTGVIVKYLQYHVEGIATLQSLDFFTTFE from the coding sequence ATGGCAATTGTCACCACAGATGCGGTCGTGCTGCGTCGGATTGAGCACAGCGAAACCAGTCTGATCTGTACCTTTTACACTAGGGATTACGGCCGGTTAACGGCTATTGCCAAGGGTGCCCGTCGACAGAAGAGTCAGTTCGCCGGCACGCTCGACCTGATGAATTACCTCCAGATCACGGCATATACCAAAGAGACCAGAGAAGTCCAGACCCTTTCGGATGCCGAATTTGTCCGAACGTTCAACAAGTTACAGCGCGATATGGATCGTGCCGGTATCGGTATGGTGCTGGTGGAGACTATGCGCAAAGCCATCATTGGAGAAGAACCACATCCGGAAATATTCGACCTGTTGGTTGATACACTCATCGCTCTCAACGATTACGATGATCCCGGTATTGAAGTCCTCTGGTGGTTTCACCTGCACCTGGCCTCGCTGTTGGGCTTTTTGCCCCAATTCGACGAATGTTATGAGTGTGGGAAATCTCTCTTCGAAGGATACTTTTCTGCCGATACCGGACAAATTCATTGTAAGTCGTGCGTGATCCATCAGCCGGGAATGGTGCACCTGCGGAATATGGAACTGCGGATCCTCCGGTACCTGCTAGAGAAATCGCTGGGAGAAATCGATTTTGGCGCGATTCGGCGGGTCATGCCAGAGCAAGCGGATGGCGAATCTCACCAACCGACAATTCAGCCAGAACTCCTCACCGGTGTCATTGTGAAATACCTTCAATACCATGTGGAAGGGATCGCCACATTGCAGAGCTTGGACTTTTTCACTACATTCGAATGA
- a CDS encoding Na/Pi symporter, with protein sequence MDGLSPKAKQSERSQWVNWLKAAAVIAVLYLFLVSIGMIGTAFKGMGREMAETLLQSAAGPVIGLVIGILATSIIQSSSTTTSLVVGMVAAGTFGSDPKLAVAAAVPIIMGANIGTSITNTIVSLGHITHKQEFQRAFSASIVHDFFNFFAVIILFPLEVYTGIISKSANLLTNLFIGTGSITFQSPVKAATKPAVHFMEELMGLQEIINPNVILAIVAVLLLFFSLRSLTKLIRSLVITRLETFFDTHIFKTDLRAILFGIAITIMVQSSSITTSLVIPLAGAGILTLRQIFPYTLGSNIGTTFTALLASLATGSHAPLAVAFAHLLFNIFGIGIIWPIPALRRLPIKFAKWFSAITVKNRAYPIIYVIVAFFIIPLMLIVILR encoded by the coding sequence ATGGACGGACTTTCGCCAAAAGCGAAGCAATCGGAACGCTCTCAATGGGTAAATTGGCTCAAAGCCGCAGCAGTAATTGCGGTACTGTATCTGTTTCTCGTCTCCATCGGAATGATCGGGACGGCGTTCAAGGGGATGGGCCGGGAGATGGCCGAAACACTGCTGCAATCTGCGGCCGGTCCGGTCATCGGATTGGTCATCGGGATTCTGGCAACCAGCATAATTCAGAGTTCGTCCACTACGACTTCACTGGTCGTGGGGATGGTCGCAGCCGGCACCTTCGGAAGCGACCCTAAACTTGCCGTTGCGGCTGCGGTGCCCATCATTATGGGAGCGAATATCGGTACCAGCATAACCAACACCATCGTCTCGCTGGGACACATCACCCATAAGCAGGAATTCCAGCGGGCGTTTTCGGCGTCGATTGTCCATGATTTTTTTAATTTTTTTGCTGTAATCATTCTGTTTCCGCTGGAAGTATATACCGGCATAATCAGCAAGAGTGCCAACTTGCTGACGAACCTTTTTATCGGGACTGGATCGATTACGTTTCAAAGTCCGGTGAAAGCGGCAACAAAGCCGGCCGTCCATTTTATGGAAGAGCTGATGGGGCTCCAGGAGATCATTAATCCGAATGTCATTCTGGCGATTGTGGCGGTCCTGCTTCTGTTCTTTTCGCTCCGTTCCCTGACGAAACTCATCAGAAGCTTGGTGATTACGCGCCTGGAGACCTTTTTCGACACCCATATTTTTAAAACGGATCTGCGGGCGATACTGTTTGGGATCGCCATCACGATCATGGTGCAGAGCAGCTCAATTACCACCTCCCTGGTTATTCCGTTGGCAGGGGCAGGGATATTGACACTGAGGCAGATTTTTCCCTATACTTTGGGGTCGAATATCGGAACCACGTTTACGGCGTTGCTGGCCAGTCTGGCTACCGGCTCTCACGCGCCGCTGGCAGTCGCTTTTGCTCATCTGCTGTTTAACATTTTTGGCATTGGCATCATCTGGCCGATTCCCGCTCTGCGGCGATTGCCTATTAAGTTTGCCAAATGGTTCTCTGCCATCACGGTAAAAAACAGGGCATACCCGATTATATATGTTATAGTGGCTTTCTTTATAATACCATTAATGCTAATAGTGATACTGAGGTAA
- the queG gene encoding tRNA epoxyqueuosine(34) reductase QueG, producing MNPYDLRQSLEQRADELGFLEFGIAKAEALDEEAQRLREYLDLEYHAGMQWMARNVQRRTDPRKVVPEAKSVIMLSYNYYTGRAPEENDKAKISNYAWGDDYHEVVTPKVRELEAYLHQMVDREVQSRSYVDTGPIMEKAWAARAGIGWIGKHTNLIHREHGSWFFLGAIICDVELEYDSPIPDFCGSCRQCIDACPTDAIVDEYVLDSNKCLSYLTIEHRGDTIPEPQSDQTEGWIYGCDICQNVCPWNNSFEHVTGDPHFQPRSENVNRDLSEWLTLTVDEYRERFRHSPIKRAKYEGILRNVRAALGQQHNAE from the coding sequence ATGAATCCTTACGATCTCCGACAATCCCTGGAACAACGCGCCGACGAACTAGGCTTCCTGGAGTTCGGCATCGCAAAGGCGGAAGCGCTGGACGAGGAGGCACAGCGACTCCGGGAGTACCTGGATCTGGAGTACCATGCCGGTATGCAGTGGATGGCCCGGAACGTCCAACGACGGACGGATCCCCGGAAAGTGGTCCCCGAGGCAAAATCTGTTATCATGCTCTCCTATAACTACTATACCGGACGCGCCCCTGAAGAAAACGATAAAGCCAAAATCAGTAATTACGCCTGGGGAGATGATTATCATGAAGTGGTTACTCCCAAAGTACGGGAGCTGGAAGCGTATCTCCATCAAATGGTAGACCGGGAAGTCCAGTCCCGTTCCTACGTTGATACCGGCCCAATTATGGAGAAAGCGTGGGCCGCCCGGGCCGGCATCGGATGGATCGGGAAACATACCAACCTTATTCACCGCGAACACGGCTCCTGGTTTTTCCTTGGAGCAATCATATGCGACGTGGAATTGGAGTACGATTCGCCGATTCCGGATTTTTGCGGCAGCTGCCGTCAGTGCATCGACGCCTGCCCCACAGATGCCATCGTTGATGAATATGTGCTGGATTCTAACAAATGTTTATCTTACCTCACTATCGAGCACCGGGGAGACACCATCCCGGAACCGCAGTCCGACCAGACGGAGGGCTGGATCTATGGTTGCGATATCTGTCAAAACGTGTGTCCCTGGAATAATTCATTTGAACATGTCACCGGCGATCCGCATTTTCAACCACGGTCGGAGAATGTCAATCGTGATCTCAGCGAGTGGCTGACCTTAACAGTAGACGAATACCGCGAACGATTTCGACACAGTCCAATCAAGCGCGCCAAATATGAGGGAATTCTCAGGAACGTACGCGCCGCACTCGGACAACAACATAATGCAGAATAA
- the proS gene encoding proline--tRNA ligase translates to MSKGVTKQSEDFSRWYTDVVQKAELADYSPVKGCMVIRPYGYSIWESLKETLDRMFKETGHQNAYFPLFIPQSYLEKEAEHVEGFAPETAVVTHGGGKELEEPLVVRPTSETIIWSMYQKWIGSYRDLPLLINQWANVVRWEMRTRLFLRTTEFLWQEGHTAHATAEEAEEEARQMLEVYKTLAEEYMAMPVLTGLKSESEKFAGAVRTYTIEAMMGDKKALQSGTSHNLGQNFAKAFDVQFQNEDNELEYVYATSWGVSTRLVGALIMAHGDDQGLVLPPKLAPYQVVIVPIWRTEDQKGPVTDLVETVTDGLRESGVRVHVDDRETVTPGFKFNDWEMKGVPLRIEIGPRDVENNQGVLARRLTSEKSSMGIEEIQSQVPGILDEIQNTMFDRALKFREENTLKTTDYDELKEFIGNDNGFVLAPWDGTAETEEQIKNETKATIRCIPFDGPDVEDGDTDPVSGKPAKHWVYYSKAY, encoded by the coding sequence ATGTCAAAGGGCGTAACGAAGCAGAGCGAAGATTTTTCACGATGGTACACTGATGTGGTGCAGAAGGCAGAACTGGCGGACTACTCGCCGGTAAAAGGCTGTATGGTGATCCGGCCGTACGGATATTCCATCTGGGAGAGTCTGAAAGAGACGCTTGACCGGATGTTCAAGGAGACCGGGCACCAGAATGCGTATTTTCCCTTGTTCATTCCCCAAAGTTATCTGGAGAAAGAAGCCGAACACGTTGAGGGATTTGCACCGGAAACGGCCGTGGTAACCCACGGTGGTGGCAAAGAGCTGGAAGAGCCGCTGGTGGTGCGGCCCACTTCGGAGACTATTATCTGGTCCATGTATCAAAAATGGATCGGGTCGTATCGTGATCTGCCCCTGCTGATCAATCAGTGGGCCAATGTGGTACGCTGGGAAATGCGGACCCGGCTATTTCTCCGGACCACAGAATTTCTCTGGCAGGAAGGGCATACCGCCCATGCCACCGCGGAGGAAGCAGAGGAAGAGGCGCGCCAGATGTTAGAGGTCTACAAAACACTGGCTGAAGAATACATGGCGATGCCCGTATTGACCGGCCTGAAGAGCGAGAGCGAAAAGTTTGCCGGTGCGGTGCGCACCTATACCATCGAAGCGATGATGGGCGACAAAAAGGCACTCCAGTCCGGCACCTCACATAATCTGGGCCAAAATTTTGCCAAGGCTTTCGACGTCCAGTTCCAAAACGAGGATAACGAACTCGAGTACGTGTACGCAACGAGTTGGGGGGTCAGCACCCGGCTAGTCGGTGCTTTAATTATGGCGCACGGCGATGATCAGGGGCTCGTGCTCCCACCGAAGCTGGCACCGTATCAGGTCGTGATTGTACCCATTTGGCGGACAGAAGACCAGAAAGGGCCGGTAACCGATCTCGTGGAGACCGTTACCGATGGGTTACGCGAATCCGGCGTCCGTGTGCACGTGGACGACCGGGAAACGGTAACGCCGGGATTCAAGTTTAACGATTGGGAGATGAAAGGCGTACCGCTCCGGATCGAAATCGGTCCCAGGGATGTGGAAAACAATCAAGGCGTGTTGGCGCGACGTCTGACCAGTGAAAAATCCTCAATGGGAATTGAGGAGATTCAGTCGCAAGTACCGGGAATTCTTGACGAAATACAGAACACCATGTTCGACCGGGCGCTGAAGTTCCGGGAAGAGAATACACTGAAAACGACCGACTATGATGAACTCAAAGAATTCATAGGTAACGACAATGGATTTGTGTTGGCACCGTGGGACGGCACCGCCGAGACCGAAGAACAGATAAAAAACGAAACCAAAGCCACCATCCGGTGTATCCCGTTCGACGGGCCGGATGTGGAAGACGGCGACACGGATCCCGTCTCCGGTAAACCCGCCAAACACTGGGTGTATTACTCCAAGGCGTATTAA
- a CDS encoding LON peptidase substrate-binding domain-containing protein translates to MTESLGFNYELTEFSGESPIFPLPNTVFFPKTLLPLHIFEERYKEMVRDVLTGERIICVTLLKEGWEEDYFEKPQIFTTGTIGYVEKFKRLEDGKFNILLNGLSKVEIHELPQKMPYRRGEMEILQDSTSGGNLREEREALLRQFRKIAQMTEADFPIEDILSEDVPLEMLVNLLTTWLPITTEDKQKLLEIQNIPIRSEIVREYLRQEIKDLGFLDDLDIMIPDNPRWN, encoded by the coding sequence ATGACCGAAAGCCTAGGCTTCAATTATGAACTCACAGAATTTTCCGGAGAATCACCAATTTTCCCTCTCCCGAATACTGTATTCTTCCCGAAAACACTCCTCCCTCTCCACATCTTTGAGGAGCGGTATAAAGAGATGGTTCGCGATGTACTCACTGGCGAACGCATTATCTGTGTAACTCTGCTGAAGGAAGGATGGGAAGAGGATTACTTTGAAAAGCCGCAAATTTTCACCACAGGAACCATCGGATACGTAGAGAAATTCAAACGACTTGAAGACGGCAAATTCAATATCCTGTTGAACGGTCTCTCCAAGGTAGAAATCCATGAGTTACCACAAAAGATGCCCTATCGCCGTGGTGAAATGGAGATCCTTCAGGATTCCACTTCAGGCGGTAATCTCAGGGAAGAGCGGGAAGCGCTTTTACGGCAATTCCGGAAAATTGCTCAGATGACTGAAGCCGATTTCCCCATCGAAGATATACTGTCGGAGGATGTACCGCTGGAAATGCTGGTCAACCTGTTGACTACCTGGCTTCCGATTACCACGGAAGACAAACAAAAGCTTCTGGAGATACAGAATATTCCAATCCGCAGTGAAATTGTTCGGGAGTATTTGCGCCAGGAGATCAAAGATCTCGGATTCCTGGACGATCTGGATATTATGATTCCGGATAATCCAAGGTGGAATTGA
- a CDS encoding rhomboid family intramembrane serine protease produces MYRNSNNINFGSSWGPPGRRGGGTLNPLKSDFYSNAIRVLIAANLAIFVLLWLFGTRQFELSVFQTFGLVPQRVWHEGMVWQPITYMFLHGGFWHVAINMFVLWMFGTEIEHRWGRSEFLKYYFITGVGSGLVTMLFSLNSTIPVVGASGAIYGILLAYGLMFPNRYVYIYFLFPLKVKYFVAIIGGIAFFSSLSSTGGNISHMTHLSGMIIGWLYFKQDWRLDFLKNRFRKSKRKQTLNKIKKVEKEIHDFRAEIDRILDKINKVGYDNLTEEEKELLYQASKHLADDDKPN; encoded by the coding sequence ATGTATCGGAACAGTAATAACATCAATTTTGGGAGTAGCTGGGGGCCGCCGGGCCGGCGAGGCGGCGGAACCCTCAATCCGCTGAAGAGCGACTTTTACTCTAATGCCATCCGGGTGCTTATCGCGGCCAATCTGGCAATTTTTGTTCTGCTCTGGCTCTTCGGGACCAGACAGTTTGAACTCTCGGTATTTCAAACATTCGGTTTGGTTCCGCAGCGGGTTTGGCACGAGGGTATGGTCTGGCAGCCGATTACCTACATGTTTCTGCACGGCGGATTTTGGCACGTTGCTATTAATATGTTTGTTCTCTGGATGTTCGGCACCGAGATCGAGCACCGCTGGGGTCGGTCGGAATTTTTAAAATACTATTTTATCACCGGTGTCGGTTCCGGGTTGGTGACCATGCTCTTTTCGCTAAATTCCACGATTCCGGTGGTGGGCGCCAGCGGCGCCATCTATGGAATTCTGCTGGCGTACGGATTGATGTTTCCGAACCGGTATGTGTATATCTATTTCCTGTTTCCCCTCAAGGTGAAGTATTTCGTGGCGATTATCGGCGGGATTGCTTTTTTCTCATCGCTCAGCAGCACCGGCGGGAATATCAGCCATATGACGCATCTCAGCGGGATGATTATCGGCTGGCTCTACTTTAAGCAGGACTGGCGTCTGGATTTTCTGAAGAATCGCTTCCGGAAAAGCAAGCGGAAGCAGACGCTGAACAAGATCAAAAAGGTGGAGAAGGAAATTCACGACTTCCGGGCGGAGATCGATCGAATCCTGGACAAAATTAATAAGGTGGGATACGATAACCTGACGGAAGAGGAGAAAGAGTTACTCTACCAGGCGAGTAAGCACCTGGCGGATGACGACAAGCCGAATTGA
- a CDS encoding NUDIX hydrolase has translation MADLTETQLSSEKVFSGVLLHVYKDEVELPDGGKSIREYIKHPGASVMIPVLNNGDLVMEKQFRYPVGEEMWELPAGKIDEGEDSGESAYRELLEETGYEAGNLIRLGKLHPGIGYSNEIIHIYVAEDLTFHEEQQDHDEFIETFTLSLNEALDAVRSGKITDAKSMVGIFWAEKYLNGEWKPEG, from the coding sequence ATGGCGGATCTAACAGAAACTCAGTTATCCTCGGAAAAAGTTTTTAGCGGCGTTCTACTGCATGTGTATAAAGATGAAGTGGAACTGCCGGATGGTGGAAAAAGCATCCGTGAATACATTAAACATCCCGGCGCCTCGGTGATGATTCCGGTGCTGAATAACGGTGATCTCGTGATGGAAAAACAGTTCCGATACCCCGTAGGCGAAGAGATGTGGGAACTGCCGGCAGGCAAGATTGACGAAGGCGAGGATTCCGGCGAATCAGCATACCGGGAGCTGCTCGAGGAAACAGGGTACGAGGCTGGGAACCTGATCCGGCTTGGCAAGTTGCATCCCGGCATCGGCTACAGCAACGAAATCATCCATATCTATGTGGCGGAAGATCTCACGTTTCATGAGGAGCAGCAGGATCACGACGAATTCATCGAAACGTTTACCCTTAGTTTAAACGAAGCGCTGGACGCCGTCCGATCCGGTAAAATCACCGACGCCAAATCCATGGTCGGTATCTTCTGGGCGGAGAAGTATTTGAACGGCGAATGGAAACCGGAGGGGTAA